TGGTATATTTCAGTTTTTGATATTAAAGTAAAGGGACATACGAAAATGGGATTTGTGTTGATGCATATAATGTCTTATACATTATAGCTGAGAAGTGTTGATTCATTTGTACGTGATTTGCATTGACTCACTTATTGAGAGAGTGTTGATGCATCCATTATTActtatgatttgtttttttgttaataagattaaaaaaacaaaccaaaacattttagaaaaataagggaTTTGTAAGCATTTGTGAGATACCATcttaagttgttttaaaaaacatctattTAGCCCCCTTTAGCTGTTGTCCATAGGTGAGATTCATCTTCACACtttcttattcaaatattacataaaatcttatttatagatatttacacttaacaaaatagaaaattctaatgacaaaatatagaaattaaccTTCTAGAACTTGACTACTCAAATATAAAcaaccattgaaaataaaatattatctttgaATTGTGGAGACTAAATCTAGTTCTATTTTTTGGAAACTTTCTAAATCAAGTTTAACTTTCCAATATCCCCcttcaaatttatttgtaaCTCCAAATAACATACTtaactttctaaaatttttaaacttgagAGGTTTGGTAAAAATATTTGCAATTTAATCTTGAGATTTTGcaaatttaattatactttcttcttcattatgcactctctaataaaatgatattttgtattGATATCTTGtttcaaacatataaaattggattttttgaTTGTGCAATTGCTAATTTGTTGTTTACAAGTTGATGCTTGTAACCCTTAACCACTAATCTTGCTTTGTGTCTCTCTAATATTTCTCCTTTTACATTCTTCTTTGCACATTTTTCCCCTTTATATTTTGAAGGTGGTTGCCAAAAGGCCATTGATATTCTTAGTACAATTGATGCTATCACACATACAATCATACTCAATTCGATGGAATCATTTAGTCTTAAAGgagatcttatttattttattttatttatttatttattattgttttctaaacCTTTGGTTGTTTTCGGAAAATAGGATTTGACTCATTGTTTACCCATTTTCCTTCAATTGcctttttcccttttggaaAGGATTTCAATTTCAATGTATTATGTTtcattattgcttttatttccttatctatagaatctttttaatttttgtcatTTGAGATTATttcagtttaattttttatatttataacattgaatttgtgatttattATACCTTTCCCTATTATTTTGCTTTGAGATGTATCGTCTTCTAAATCCAATTTGATGCATTGGATTccttaataagtttaataaattttaaaaatcatttcgaACTTGATTCAAGCCAATTAATACTAGAATTTGTTGGAACAAAACCGGTCAACAATGGCTTGGCCAATTTTTTTAAGTGCGTATAACTATATAATTTTCAAGTTCTATCATTAGACaaacatatttcaaatcaagtgaGAGCTAATGCATTAAATTCCTTAACtgatatgataattttttaaaataattaaaaaaaattaaaattaatatttgattaataccaaaatttaaaaaaaatgagttaaaagaaaaaataaaaataaaaaaagaaagtgggTGCATTTCGTAATTAAGATGAATAGGTGTGTAAAGTGAATAAGAAATTAAGCATACCATTTAAGGTATTGGGGGGAATTATTTCTAAGGAAAGTGGCGCTAGctatatttattgaatatttcaGTGAAGGGCTTCAAACAAAAGATTTTCCCATGGCAGCTTTGATTAACAATACTCCATAAACATTTCAATTGTCCATACTGTTGAGTTACATACAGTTTCCGTTAATGCGACAACTAGAATTATTAGAAAGCCAAGTGCCCAGCCAACTAGGATTATTAGAATTCCAAGCCCAACCAAGTACAAATCTCGACTCCTTGAAGTGTTGCAAGGGATCCACTTTTAgatcattcattttctttttctttgagtACTTCTTATAGTAATTTTAGGTAAGAAAATCCTAAGCTACCCTAGTGATATCTATTGAACTCTAAATCCGGATCATCGAACGTGCATAATGAAATTTATGTTGTtgaatgaagaaataaataaatgagatcaaagtataatgatataaataaataaactagggcacaaaaaataaaatgtaggtatatatatatataaacctgATTGATGGTGTCTAGCTAATATCTAGCATATAAATAATGTCGTTAGCATATAAAGCAAGTACGTATGTAAGTTGCATGTAgtgtcattattttttatattaaccacaaaaacactttataattcatattgaaataaatttccTTCCAATTTGTTTCTTTCAAGCATGTATGATATTTGGTTGTGAGTTGTGattgcaatctcatcatcaccGGTTCTAAGACCTTAGTTCTACATATATGTCCACAGGTTAGAACGTGTCCTTatctaatttgattaatttcatATGAACTTTTAAGAGTccgtttagtagtgattttagaatgtgttttttaatatttttgacacttaacagtttttattttattttaagtattataaaggttaaaaatactttctaaaataacTATCAAAGACACCTTGAGCAGTTTTGTTGATATTTAAAGGCAAAACCCTATACAAAGGAATGGATGAAGATTTGAGGAATGAATTATTCCTTGAACATTTTCTCTTCCACTTTCTACAACTCCCAATTCCAAAGTAGTTATTACAAAATCTCTTTAAATAGTCTCCCTTTATTGCATGCCCCATCAATCCTTTATCTAGCAACATGCATGAAGAAGAAATTTAAGAGATTAATgatgtttctttccttttgctaaAGAACTTTCATCGTTACTCAGAtccaatggaaaaaaaagggtCCATTACTTGTTATTGAAAATGCATATGATGATCTCATTCATGGACCTAGTCATcctataatattaaatagataGCTTAAGAAGTTATTGAAAGACAACGATGCATTTCTAGAACAATTGGCATTGCTTTTAGGTTTATTAGTGCATTACCTTCCTAATTAATACCCgtaaattatttgtaatattaaatctttttgttgttttgaaaAAGGTTTCAATGTATGACAAATTTTCGAAAAACAGGAAGTTATGGTAGAAGATCTAATAGCCCTAGCTTTTTGCTTGGTAGACATGAAatgatcataaaatatttatgctTCATAGTAATATTTTATGTTGAGTTTTCCATTGTAAATTCTTAAAGATGGCAGTCACATTTGACATAATATATGGGGAAGCTTCTAGGCTCCCAACTACCAAAACTGAAATGCACTCTTGTATATATGCTTACTATTCTTCTTGACTTTTCATGGACAGATGTGCAGGTAACACATAGAAAATAGGGGAATACCATTTAGTTGTAGACTTGTTAAAGATTGGAGGCTTCAACGACtattaattaaacaaatgaaAGAATTATGGAAAGGATGACTATATAAACTCTGAGCCTCTAGCTTGAAGCATCATTCACAAAATCCCTTCTGATTTCTAAGAAACAGAAGTTCTTGAGTTGTAGTCTGGTGTTCCGGAAATGGCCAATTTTTGGCCTCGCCTGATTTGTGCCTTGGCTTTGTGCTTGATTGCTGCTAATGTAGCTGCTGAAGACGAGCCTCACACTCCTCACAATCCTAATACTTTTGCATCCCCACCTTTTCCATCATCACTACCTCCTTATTACTATAAATCACAGCCACCGCTCCCACCTTTTCCATCATCACTACCTCCTTATTACTATAAATCACTGCCACCGCTCCCACCTTTTCCATCATCACTGCCTCCTTATTACTATAAATCACTACCACCGCTGTCACCTCTGGCTCCATCTCCATCTCTTCCTCCGTGGTATTACTACAAGTCACCACCACTACCTTCACCATCACCCCCTCCTCACTACGACTATAAATTACCTCCTCCTCCATCAACATCTCCTCAACCTCCTTATTACTATAAGTCCCCACCTCTACCATCTCCTTCCCCACCTCCTCCTTACTACTACaaatcaccaccaccaccttctCCATCCTATTACAAGTCCTCACctcctccatctccatctccTCTTCCACCATACCTCTACAAATCCCCACCACTACCTTCGCCATCACCCCAACCACCAGTCTACTACCACAAGTCACCACCCCCTTCCTCTCCTTCACCTCCTCCACCATATTACTAAATGAATTGCATCTTCTAGTTTCATGTAAGTATATATAATACAGACCACATTTCCCATTTTCATCATTCATACAGTATTTAACATTCCTCTGTTTTCCGTGCAGATTATAGGATAGATAGAATGAATAATTGATATCAGAAGGAACAGGAAGATCTTTTGGGGGTACAACGACTACTAATATCAAAGAAAGACAGCCAGTTCAACAATAAGGACCTTGCCATGGCCATGATGCTTTGCAGTTTggatcattttgtttttattttataccctTGAGTTCTCTTTCAGTATATACTAGCAATTAATTTGTTCTGTTATTGGACCTTATTGATCTGTTTGCCATCTACTTAAGATTCGcaaacttttaaataaatggaacaTTTACATTTATTCAATGAGAGGATGAATTGCTAAACATGGATGTCTTGATCAACAGCATGCAATTGTTCTTAATTTTCACATCTAAACAAAAATTGTGAAGTAAACCAGATAAGATTTTCTAAAAGAGATTTCCTGTGGGCCAAATTCCATGTAACTGTAATTTCATGAACTCAGaatctgagaaaaaaaaatggagggaaaTAAAGGGAATTagatttgataacaaaaaaatgcCTTAAACAATTTAGCAGTCTTCACATAATTACTTTACTTTAAACTTGAACATGAACTTCTAGTATAATCAATGCTTTCATTCTGGCACGAAAAGcaaattgattgatttgaagCACTTAGGTCACAAGTAACAGAAAGCCTATATAGAACTTCTCAAGAAAAGAAACTCTCGACAAAACCATAATGAAGTAGCTTTCGGTTCAATCTGTTCCTTTTATACATGGGTTTGGTGAAGAAGTGTCTGAAACATCTTTGCCTGTAAAACCTTCATTTCTAAATGCAGCTACGTACAGAAAGTCAGAACCTGTTTCGATCCAACTCGCTAACTTTTACTTGATTACCTTACATCAATTTTTAGTATCATATCTAGCTACTTCTCATTTGGACCATCATGTGATGGTCCTCCATAAATGCTACCACTCACTATTATCAAGTAGTACTCAACCACAACATAAAACTGAAGGGTAACAGTTTTTGTTGAACCCAGATTTTTTCAGTCTTGTGATCAGACTTCGATCACACTAcgaatcttcattattttccaaACAAATCTCAGCCGTTTAATGGGTTTTAAAACCCTAATATGTAAGCTCTATTTCTATAAGAGGAAGGGTGGGCTGAGAGAGATAGGTGGCCTCCCTTGAGCTTCATATTCTATTACCTGTTTTTGGGGTGTTTGGTTTGACTGAAAATTTTATGGGTTTgagttgaaaatcatttttgagtgagaaaatttctttcaaaataggTTGATTCAGTGTGAGTTTCATCTCTACGCTTGTATTCATCTTATTTGGGGtaaaaactcaaatatcttCTTATGTGGATTTAAGAAGAGGTCAAGATCAAATTTGGTATGTATTTGAAGTGTGTTCTAGAAGAAGAAAGTGGGTTGCtaaagtttgaagattttaggCAAGTGGACCGGGAGAGGATTGAAGGTTTGGGTTAGGTAAATCCTTgtacttatttaattttcttcatgAGGTCTATGGTTTTTTCTCCCTTTGTAGGTTTTCCATTGTAAAATATTGGTGCCATTGTTTCTCTATTCTACCTCatcttttaattagtttttcattagCTTATGATATTTctattgaattattttgttgtttaattGAGATATGAGCTTAAATTAAACCATTGAAGCTTTGATAGAATATGGTATATTTCAGTTTTTGATATAATGTCAAATCAAGGGACATGCGAAAATGGGATTTGTGTTGATGCATATAATGTCTTATACATTATAGTTGAGGAGTGTTGATTCATTTGTACATGATTTGCATTGACTCACTTAATGAAAGAGTGTTGATGCATCCATTATTActtatgatttgttttttttgttaataagataaaaaaacaaaccaaaacatttgagaaaaataagGGATTTGTAAGCATTTGTGAAATACCCTCTTAAGATGTCTTAAAAAACATCTATTTAGCCCCCTCTAGCTATTATCCATAGGTGAGATTCATCTTCACACtttcttattcaaatattacataaaatcttatttatagatatttacacttaacaaaatagaaaattctaataacaaaatatagaaattaaccTTCTAGAATTTGACTACTCAAATATAAAcaaccattgaaaataaaatattatctttgaATTGTGGAGACTAAATCTAGTTctaatttttggaaactttctaAATCAAGTTTAACTTTCCATATCCCCCTTAAACTTTATTTGTAACTCCAAGTAACATACTtaactttctaaaatttttaaacttgagaggtttggtgaaaatatttgtaatttaatcttgagattttgcaaatttaattatactttcttcttcattatgcactctctaataaaatgatattttgtatcGATATCTTGtttcaaacatataaaattggattttttgaTTGTGCAATTGCTAATTTGTTGTTTACAAGTTGATGCTTGTAACCCTTAACCACTAATCTTACTTTGTGTCTCTCTATTTCTCCTTTTACATTCTTCTTTGCACATCTTTCCCCTTTATATTTTGAAGGTTGGTTGCCAAAAGGTCATTGATATTCTTAGTACAATTGATGCTATCACACATACAATCATACTCAATTCAATGGAATCATTTAGTCTTAAAGgagatcttatttattttattttatttcattttatttattattgttttctaaacATTTGGTTGTTTTCGAAAAATAGGATTTGACTCATTGTTTACCCATTTTCCTCCAATTGcctttttcccttttggaaGGGATTTAATTTCAAtgtgttatttttctttattgctTTTATTTCCGTATCTATagaatctttttaatttttgtcatTTGAGATTATttcagtttaattttttatatttataacattgAATTTGTGAATTGTTATACCTTTCCCTATTGTTTTGCTTTGAGATGTGTCATCTTCTAAATCCAATTTGATGCATTGGATTccttaataagtttaataaagtttaaaaatcatttagaaCTCGATTCAAGCCAATTAATACTAGAATTTGTTGGAACAAAACTGATCTACAATGGCTTGGCCAATTTTTAAGTGCGTATAACTAtataattttcaagttttatcaTTAGACaaacatatttcaaatcaattgaGAGCTAAtgcattaaattcattaattgatatggtaattttttaaaataattaaaaaaattaaaattaatatttgattaataccaaaattaaaaaaaaaaaaatgagttaaaagaaaaaataaaaataaaaaaagaaagtgggTGCATTTCGTAATTAAGATGAATAGGTGTGTAAAGTGAATAAGAAATTAAGCATACCATTTAAGGTATTGGGGGGAATTATTTCTAAGGGAAAGTGGCGCTAGctatatttattgaatatttcaGTGAAGGGCTTCAAACAAAAGATTTTCCCATGGCAGCTTTGATTAACAATACTCCATAAACATTTCAATTGTCCATACTGTTGAGTTACATACAGTTTCCGTTAATGCGACAACTAGAATTATTAGAAAGCCAAGTGCCCAGCCAACTAGGATTATTAGAATTCCAAGCCCAACCAAGTACAAATCTCGACTCCTTGAAGTGTTGCAAGGGATCCACTTTTAgatcattcattttctttttctttgagtACTTCTTATAGTAATTCTAGGTAAGAAAATCCTAAGCTACCCTAGTGATATCT
The sequence above is drawn from the Vitis riparia cultivar Riparia Gloire de Montpellier isolate 1030 chromosome 6, EGFV_Vit.rip_1.0, whole genome shotgun sequence genome and encodes:
- the LOC117916370 gene encoding extensin-like produces the protein MANFWPRLICALALCLIAANVAAEDEPHTPHNPNTFASPPFPSSLPPYYYKSQPPLPPFPSSLPPYYYKSLPPLPPFPSSLPPYYYKSLPPLSPLAPSPSLPPWYYYKSPPLPSPSPPPHYDYKLPPPPSTSPQPPYYYKSPPLPSPSPPPPYYYKSPPPPSPSYYKSSPPPSPSPLPPYLYKSPPLPSPSPQPPVYYHKSPPPSSPSPPPPYY